From Dermochelys coriacea isolate rDerCor1 chromosome 8, rDerCor1.pri.v4, whole genome shotgun sequence, the proteins below share one genomic window:
- the LOC119860771 gene encoding proteinase-activated receptor 4-like isoform X2: MIRISTCEEAGRNTTFSSSWLESHLRSPVTTLLLPMLYSTVLLIGLPANALAFWVLATKTKKCSSTVFMLNLAGADLLFALLLPFKISYHLLGNNWLFGDYACCALVTLFYGNMYGSILFLTCISVDRYISLVHPFLWRGSSHVWQAVGVCVGVWLAVGLGLSPLLRYYHSQHVPELNITTCHDILELDTERELAYYFPALVVLGFAAPFILITFSYTWVLGWLLLKRRHYGHVVRLLTLVLLVFALCFTPSNVLLFFHYLQPQPEWHNRTYTWYVLALAVSAFNNCIDPFIYFYVSRDFRARLWARPCCWRGDDKSSSGRASENLVLPQRSSEQCQL; this comes from the coding sequence ATGATCCGCATCTCAACCTGTGAGGAGGCCGGCAGGAACACCACGTTCTCCAGCTCCTGGCTGGAATCTCACCTCCGCAGCCCAGTGACCACGCTGCTCCTCCCTATGCTCTACTCCACGGTGCTGCTGATCGGGCTGCCAGCCAATGCCCTGGCTTTCTGGGTGTTGGCCACCAAGACCAAGAAATGCTCCTCCACCGTCTTCATGCTCAACCTGGCTGGTGCTGACCTGCTCTTCGCCCTCCTGCTGCCCTTCAAGATCTCCTACCATCTGCTGGGCAACAACTGGCTCTTTGGGGATTATGCATGCTGTGCCCTGGTCACCCTTTTCTATGGGAACATGTACGgctccatcctcttcctcacctgCATCAGCGTGGACCGCTACATCTCGCTGGTGCACCCCTTCCTGTGGAGGGGCTCCTCGCATGTCTGGCAGGCAGTGGGAGTCTGTGTGGGTGTCTGGCTGGCCGTGGGGCTGGGTTTGAGCCCGCTGCTGCGCTACTATCATTCCCAGCACGTCCCAGAGTTGAACATCACCACCTGCCACGACATCCTCGAGCTGGACACAGAGCGTGAGCTGGCCTACTACTTCCCTGCGCTGGTGGTGTTGGGCTTCGCCGCGCCCTTCATTCTCATCACCTTCTCCTACACCTGGGTGCTGGGGTGGCTGCTCCTCAAGAGGCGGCACTATGGCCACGTGGTACGCCTCCTGACCCTGGTGCTGCTGGTCTTCGCCCTGTGCTTCACGCCCAGCAATGTGCTCCTCTTCTTCCActacctgcagccccagcccgaGTGGCACAACCGCACCTACACCTGGTACGTGCTGGCCCTGGCCGTCAGCGCCTTCAACAACTGCATCGACCCCTTCATCTACTTCTACGTCTCCCGAGACTTCCGGGCCCGGCTCTGGGCTaggccctgctgctggaggggggATGACAAGTCCTCCTCAGGCAGGGCCTCTGAGAACCTTGTGCTGCCCCAGAGGTCCAGCGAGCAGTGCCAGCTCTAG